Proteins from a single region of Halodesulfovibrio sp. MK-HDV:
- a CDS encoding TRAP transporter small permease, which yields MNKTLLNALSIPWKGLGLFQKFVMASTSIIIVCMICYTIMIRYIFGSDFYGSEELISMLAFWLYFMGAAQGSREKSQISADLLSCYIRNPHLRGAVLLLKDAITCAVCILFTVWALQFVSWALVMNPRSPVFRLPMLIPQAAVGLGFVLMSLYHVTYFVQDLIAFIKGDRFGCSGDF from the coding sequence ATGAATAAAACTCTTCTAAATGCTCTAAGCATTCCGTGGAAAGGACTTGGCCTTTTCCAAAAATTTGTAATGGCAAGCACCAGCATCATTATTGTTTGCATGATCTGTTACACCATTATGATTCGCTATATTTTCGGCTCTGACTTTTACGGTTCTGAAGAACTTATCTCTATGCTGGCCTTCTGGCTCTACTTTATGGGTGCCGCACAGGGGAGTCGCGAAAAAAGCCAAATTTCAGCAGACCTGCTCTCCTGCTATATCCGAAACCCGCACCTTAGAGGTGCAGTTCTTCTCCTAAAAGATGCCATCACCTGTGCTGTGTGCATACTCTTTACCGTCTGGGCACTACAATTTGTATCCTGGGCACTGGTAATGAACCCAAGATCCCCTGTATTCCGCCTGCCAATGCTTATTCCACAAGCTGCAGTTGGTCTGGGTTTTGTTCTCATGTCTCTGTACCATGTCACATATTTCGTACAGGATCTTATCGCATTTATTAAAGGCGACAGATTCGGCTGCTCGGGGGATTTTTA
- the dctP gene encoding TRAP transporter substrate-binding protein DctP, whose product MKRIAALMLCFAAALGLTACTGGDDQAAPTGKKTEKVVLKFATQHPTEHMAQKSAERIKARIEKETDGRIEVKIYPANQLGDASQLYEEIIRGSIDIAHITVPDQFDARLGVGFLPYIARDYEQARKVYDKDAFLPKEMAKMHDALGVKFLGYYGEGFIGVGTVKPLENASKPGVEKGFMIRVPGLDVFKFGAEELGFRTSSLPYTDTYSALQTGVVDGWLGGPPNLNYLGFRDVIKEYYQYNVNFESTQYVMNKKLFEGMSPEDQKIVATAFGDESQNSFLMAESEDEMYRKKLSEAGIEVIMFTTQELEQMADYVRAKAWPRLEKNLTPELLNGIKASY is encoded by the coding sequence ATGAAACGTATTGCTGCACTTATGCTTTGTTTTGCAGCTGCACTTGGTCTTACCGCATGTACCGGCGGCGATGATCAGGCAGCACCTACAGGTAAGAAAACCGAAAAAGTTGTTCTTAAGTTTGCTACCCAGCATCCAACAGAACACATGGCTCAGAAATCAGCTGAGCGCATTAAAGCTCGTATCGAAAAAGAAACTGATGGCCGCATCGAAGTTAAAATTTACCCAGCTAACCAGCTTGGTGATGCAAGCCAGCTTTATGAAGAAATTATCCGTGGCTCCATTGACATCGCCCACATCACCGTACCTGACCAGTTTGACGCTCGTCTCGGTGTAGGCTTCCTTCCTTATATTGCTCGAGACTATGAACAGGCTCGTAAGGTATACGATAAGGATGCGTTTCTCCCGAAAGAAATGGCAAAAATGCATGACGCTCTCGGCGTAAAATTCCTTGGTTACTACGGTGAAGGTTTCATCGGCGTAGGTACTGTTAAGCCGCTTGAAAATGCTAGCAAACCTGGCGTAGAAAAAGGCTTCATGATCCGTGTACCTGGTCTCGACGTATTTAAATTCGGCGCAGAAGAACTCGGCTTCCGTACTTCTTCCCTGCCTTACACCGACACCTACTCTGCATTGCAGACCGGCGTTGTTGACGGCTGGCTCGGTGGCCCTCCAAACCTTAACTACCTCGGCTTCCGCGATGTAATTAAGGAGTACTACCAGTACAACGTTAACTTTGAGTCTACTCAGTACGTAATGAACAAAAAACTCTTCGAAGGCATGAGCCCAGAAGATCAGAAAATCGTTGCAACTGCATTTGGTGATGAATCACAGAATTCATTCCTTATGGCTGAAAGCGAAGACGAAATGTACCGTAAAAAGCTTTCTGAAGCAGGCATCGAAGTTATTATGTTCACCACCCAGGAGCTTGAGCAGATGGCAGACTACGTTCGTGCAAAAGCATGGCCGCGTCTTGAAAAGAACCTCACTCCTGAACTCCTCAACGGTATTAAAGCTTCTTACTAG